The sequence CGCTGCGGGACACCGTCGCGCTGGCCCAGGAGGCGGAGGCGCTCGGCTACCACCGGTTCTGGGTGTCCGAGCACCACGGTGTGCCCGGGGTCGCCGGTTCGGCGCCGACCGTGCTCGCGGCCGCGGTCGCCGCCGCCACCCGCACGATCCGGGTCGGCACCGGCGGGGTGATGCTGCCCAACCACCGGCCCCTCGTCGTCGCCGAGCAGTTCGGCGTCCTGGAGGCCGTGTTCCCCGGGCGGATCGACATGGGACTCGGGCGGTCCGTCGGTTTCACGGACGGGGTGCGCAAGGCCCTCGGCCGGGACAGGGAGGCCGCCGGGGACTTCGCGGCCCAGCTCGGCGAACTGCTCGGCTGGTTCGAGGGCACCTCGCCGACCGGGGTGCACGCCCGTCCCCCGGAGGGCCTGCGGGTGCCGCCGTTCGTGCTGGCCATGGGCGAGGGCGCGCGGATCGCGGCCCGCGCCGGGCTGCCCGTGGTCATCGGGGATCTCCGCGACCGCGAGAAGCTGCTGCGCGGCATCGACCAGTACCGTTCCGGGTTCCGCCCCTCC comes from Streptomyces sp. FXJ1.172 and encodes:
- a CDS encoding LLM class flavin-dependent oxidoreductase; the protein is MSSSVIARTRFSVLDRSRTREGHPPAEALRDTVALAQEAEALGYHRFWVSEHHGVPGVAGSAPTVLAAAVAAATRTIRVGTGGVMLPNHRPLVVAEQFGVLEAVFPGRIDMGLGRSVGFTDGVRKALGRDREAAGDFAAQLGELLGWFEGTSPTGVHARPPEGLRVPPFVLAMGEGARIAARAGLPVVIGDLRDREKLLRGIDQYRSGFRPSPWTAEPYVVISGTVALAGTEAQARRLLVPEAWSMAYSRTHGTFPPLAPAEETEARTMTARERGFYDAHLAGHLAGTAEQVAHELETVLKESGADEVLVTTSTYDRTALLDSYRRLAALFAPGR